The following coding sequences lie in one Thermoanaerobacterales bacterium genomic window:
- a CDS encoding ParB/RepB/Spo0J family partition protein, producing the protein MVKRSALGRGLEALIPSKPKGIEELIEVPLEKVRPNPRQARKVFTEEKIAELAASIAEHGLVQPVVVRRADDGYELVSGERRWRAYRSLGRETIPAIVREMGDLEATAALLIENIQREDLSPLEEALAFRRLIEEFRLTQEDLARRVGKSRAAIANTLRLLSLPADVQAMLAGGKLSAGHARALAGVKDAARQVALARKTVEMDLSVRALEAEIAREQDAGRKAAKRLRRPNRVLGEVAQQVTLVFGSPVKIRGDEERGRVEIPYRNREELQRVLAALGWKPEGKP; encoded by the coding sequence ATGGTTAAGAGATCGGCCCTGGGCAGGGGCCTGGAGGCGCTTATCCCCTCCAAACCCAAGGGCATCGAGGAATTGATCGAGGTCCCGCTCGAGAAGGTGCGCCCCAACCCCAGGCAGGCGCGGAAAGTCTTCACGGAAGAGAAGATCGCCGAGCTGGCGGCTTCGATCGCCGAGCACGGGCTGGTCCAGCCGGTGGTGGTGCGCCGGGCGGACGACGGCTACGAGCTGGTCTCCGGGGAGCGGCGCTGGCGGGCCTACCGTTCCCTGGGCCGGGAAACCATCCCCGCCATCGTGCGGGAGATGGGCGACCTGGAGGCGACGGCCGCCCTGCTTATTGAAAACATCCAGCGCGAAGATTTGAGCCCCCTGGAGGAGGCCCTGGCCTTCCGCCGCCTGATCGAGGAGTTCAGATTGACGCAGGAGGACCTCGCCCGCAGGGTCGGTAAGAGCCGGGCGGCGATCGCCAACACGCTGCGCCTCCTCTCCCTTCCGGCGGATGTGCAGGCCATGCTCGCCGGGGGCAAGCTCTCGGCGGGCCACGCCCGCGCGCTGGCCGGGGTCAAGGACGCGGCGAGGCAGGTTGCCCTGGCGCGGAAGACGGTGGAGATGGACCTCTCAGTGCGGGCCCTGGAGGCCGAGATCGCGCGGGAACAGGATGCCGGGCGCAAGGCGGCGAAACGACTCCGCCGGCCGAACCGGGTGCTGGGAGAGGTGGCGCAGCAAGTGACCCTGGTTTTCGGGTCGCCCGTGAAGATCAGGGGGGACGAGGAGCGGGGCCGGGTGGAGATCCCCTACCGGAACCGGGAGGAACTACAACGCGTCCTGGCGGCGCTGGGCTGGAAACCCGAAGGGAAGCCGTAA
- a CDS encoding ParA family protein, translating to MGKVIAITNQKGGVAKTTTVVNLGAALALRGKKVLVVDIDPQGNATSGLGIKHDEVERSIYDVLIGACTLASVFRHCPSVEGLDVIPATLRLAGAEIEMVGLPERELILKKALQPHRGAYDYVLIDCPPSLGLLTLNALAAADSVLIPIQCEYYALEGLGHLMNAIQLVQRSLNPRLEIEGALLTMFDGRTNLSIQVVEEVKRYFRKKVYASIVPRNVRLGEAPSHGMPVVVYDPKCRGAEVYRELAEEVMANG from the coding sequence TTGGGCAAGGTCATTGCAATCACCAATCAGAAGGGCGGCGTGGCGAAGACGACCACAGTGGTCAACCTGGGCGCCGCCCTGGCCCTGCGGGGGAAAAAGGTCCTCGTGGTCGACATCGACCCGCAGGGCAACGCCACCAGCGGGCTGGGGATCAAGCACGACGAGGTCGAGCGGAGCATTTACGACGTGCTGATCGGCGCCTGCACGCTGGCTTCGGTGTTCCGGCACTGTCCCTCGGTCGAGGGGCTGGACGTCATCCCTGCCACGCTGCGCCTGGCCGGGGCCGAGATCGAGATGGTGGGCCTGCCCGAGCGCGAGCTGATCCTGAAGAAGGCCCTTCAGCCGCACCGGGGGGCGTACGACTACGTCTTAATCGACTGCCCGCCCTCGCTCGGCCTTTTAACGCTCAACGCCCTGGCGGCCGCCGACTCGGTGCTGATTCCCATTCAGTGCGAGTACTACGCCCTGGAGGGCCTGGGGCACCTGATGAACGCGATCCAGCTGGTGCAGCGCAGCCTGAACCCGCGCCTGGAGATCGAAGGCGCCCTGCTTACCATGTTTGACGGGCGGACCAACCTTTCCATCCAGGTGGTGGAGGAAGTCAAACGGTATTTCCGCAAGAAGGTGTACGCGAGCATAGTGCCGCGGAACGTGCGCCTGGGGGAGGCGCCGAGCCACGGGATGCCGGTCGTGGTGTACGACCCGAAGTGCCGGGGCGCCGAGGTTTACAGGGAACTGGCGGAGGAAGTGATGGCCAATGGTTAA
- the rsmG gene encoding 16S rRNA (guanine(527)-N(7))-methyltransferase RsmG — protein sequence MTYALFRRTLAGGIEAWGLEVDEAALERFERHYAALVEANRRFNLTAVTGEAEAAALHFLDALAFLRYKEPAPGESLIDVGSGAGFPGLVLKAARPALNVVLLESSRKKAEFLRQVIAALELHGAEAVWGRAEDDARRPGRRENFDWAVARGVAAMRVLCEYCLPFVRTGGFFVAYKGPGVEPELQEARRAFSILGGEVTAVERFPLLPAGEERRLVFVKKVRRTPAEYPRRAGLPVRRPL from the coding sequence ATGACGTATGCGCTGTTCCGGAGGACGCTGGCCGGCGGAATTGAGGCCTGGGGGCTTGAAGTGGACGAGGCGGCCCTGGAGCGCTTCGAAAGGCATTATGCGGCGCTCGTGGAGGCCAACAGGCGGTTCAACCTGACCGCCGTCACGGGCGAGGCCGAAGCGGCCGCTCTGCATTTCCTGGACGCGCTGGCGTTCCTGCGCTACAAGGAGCCCGCTCCGGGGGAGAGCCTGATCGACGTCGGGTCCGGGGCCGGGTTCCCGGGGCTCGTGCTCAAGGCCGCGAGGCCGGCGTTGAACGTCGTCTTGCTCGAATCCAGCCGCAAGAAGGCGGAGTTTTTGCGGCAGGTGATTGCGGCCCTCGAACTTCACGGAGCGGAGGCGGTCTGGGGGCGGGCCGAGGATGACGCACGCCGCCCGGGGCGGCGGGAAAACTTTGACTGGGCCGTGGCGCGGGGCGTGGCGGCCATGCGCGTGCTCTGCGAGTATTGCCTCCCTTTCGTGCGGACGGGGGGCTTTTTTGTCGCCTACAAGGGACCGGGGGTCGAGCCGGAACTGCAGGAGGCCCGGAGAGCGTTTTCTATTCTCGGCGGCGAGGTGACGGCGGTGGAACGGTTCCCTCTCCTCCCCGCCGGGGAGGAGAGGAGGCTCGTGTTCGTAAAAAAAGTGCGCCGGACACCGGCGGAATATCCGCGGCGCGCCGGCCTGCCGGTCCGGCGGCCGCTGTAG